From one Magnolia sinica isolate HGM2019 chromosome 18, MsV1, whole genome shotgun sequence genomic stretch:
- the LOC131233334 gene encoding kinesin-like protein KIN-1 isoform X5 codes for MASVTVCARFRPFSSKEKKDHGDSVCIRSLDTDSFVFKDVKQGDLTFCFDRVFYQHSSQDDVYQFLALPIVRDAINAINGTIITYGQPGAGKTYSMEGPSMSECDGQKKGILLRVVNGLFNCITFANDRSKYIVKLSMVEIYMEKVRDLFDLSKDNLQIREGKTQGIFLSGATEICIMDAAEALQKLSVGVANRAVGETQMNMASSRSHCVYIFSVLQESTNDGRVKTGKLVLVDLAGSEKVKEKTCAEGRVLEEAKTINKSLFALSNVINALTNGKMNHIPYRDSKLTRILQDALSEACKDVTMS; via the exons ATGGCAAGTGTAACAGTCTGTGCTCGCTTCAGACCTTTtagttcaaaagaaaagaaagatcatGGCGACAGTGTTTGCATACGGAGCTTAGATACCGACTCTTTTGtgttcaag GATGTGAAGCAAGGAGATTTGACGTTTTGCTTTGATAGGGTATTCTATCAGCACTCTTCTCAAGATGATGTATATCAATTTCTAGCTCTGCCTATAGTTCGGG ATGCCATTAATGCAATAAATGGAACAATCATTACTTATGGACAG CCTGGAGCTGGGAAGACATACAGCATGGAG GGCCCAAGTATGTCGGAGTGTGATGGACAGAAAAAAGGAATACTTCTGCGAGTTGTAAATGGGCTTTTCAACTGCATAACATTTGCCAATGACAGATCCAAGTACATAGTCAAATTGTCAATG GTGGAGATCTATATGGAGAAAGTAAG AGACCTTTTTGATTTATCAAAAGATAATCTACAGATTAGGGAGGGCAAGACACAAGGAATATTTCTTTCGGGAGCAACTGAG ATATGTATCATGGATGCTGCAGAAGCTTTGCAAAAGCTTTCT GTTGGGGTTGCTAATAGGGCAGTTGGAGAGACAC AAATGAATATGGCCAGCAGCAGAAGTCACTGCGTTTATATATTTTCAGTCCTTCAAGAATCTACAAATGATGGAAG GGTGAAAACTGGAAAACTTGTCCTTGTCGACCTGGCTGGCTCTGAGAAAGTCAAGGAAAAAACCTGTGCTGAGGGAAGAGTTCTTGAAGAAGCAAAGACTATCAATAAGTCCCTCTTTGCTCTTAGCAACGTAATTAATGCTCTGACGAATG GCAAAATGAACCACATTCCATACCGTGATTCGAAGCTTACGCGCATCCTACAAGATGCTCTG AGCGAAGCATGTAAGGATGTCACTATGAGTTAG
- the LOC131233334 gene encoding kinesin-like protein KIN-1 isoform X2 produces MASVTVCARFRPFSSKEKKDHGDSVCIRSLDTDSFVFKDVKQGDLTFCFDRVFYQHSSQDDVYQFLALPIVRDAINAINGTIITYGQPGAGKTYSMEGPSMSECDGQKKGILLRVVNGLFNCITFANDRSKYIVKLSMVEIYMEKVRDLFDLSKDNLQIREGKTQGIFLSGATEICIMDAAEALQKLSVGVANRAVGETQMNMASSRSHCVYIFSVLQESTNDGRVKTGKLVLVDLAGSEKVKEKTCAEGRVLEEAKTINKSLFALSNVINALTNGKMNHIPYRDSKLTRILQDALGGNSRTAVLCCCSPSSLNASESLSTLRFGARAKHVRMSL; encoded by the exons ATGGCAAGTGTAACAGTCTGTGCTCGCTTCAGACCTTTtagttcaaaagaaaagaaagatcatGGCGACAGTGTTTGCATACGGAGCTTAGATACCGACTCTTTTGtgttcaag GATGTGAAGCAAGGAGATTTGACGTTTTGCTTTGATAGGGTATTCTATCAGCACTCTTCTCAAGATGATGTATATCAATTTCTAGCTCTGCCTATAGTTCGGG ATGCCATTAATGCAATAAATGGAACAATCATTACTTATGGACAG CCTGGAGCTGGGAAGACATACAGCATGGAG GGCCCAAGTATGTCGGAGTGTGATGGACAGAAAAAAGGAATACTTCTGCGAGTTGTAAATGGGCTTTTCAACTGCATAACATTTGCCAATGACAGATCCAAGTACATAGTCAAATTGTCAATG GTGGAGATCTATATGGAGAAAGTAAG AGACCTTTTTGATTTATCAAAAGATAATCTACAGATTAGGGAGGGCAAGACACAAGGAATATTTCTTTCGGGAGCAACTGAG ATATGTATCATGGATGCTGCAGAAGCTTTGCAAAAGCTTTCT GTTGGGGTTGCTAATAGGGCAGTTGGAGAGACAC AAATGAATATGGCCAGCAGCAGAAGTCACTGCGTTTATATATTTTCAGTCCTTCAAGAATCTACAAATGATGGAAG GGTGAAAACTGGAAAACTTGTCCTTGTCGACCTGGCTGGCTCTGAGAAAGTCAAGGAAAAAACCTGTGCTGAGGGAAGAGTTCTTGAAGAAGCAAAGACTATCAATAAGTCCCTCTTTGCTCTTAGCAACGTAATTAATGCTCTGACGAATG GCAAAATGAACCACATTCCATACCGTGATTCGAAGCTTACGCGCATCCTACAAGATGCTCTG GGTGGGAACTCTCGCACCGCGGTTCTGTGTTGCTGCTCTCCGAGCTCCTTAAATGCATCAGAGAGCCTGTCTACCCTTCGTTTTGGTGCTAG AGCGAAGCATGTAAGGATGTCACTATGA
- the LOC131233334 gene encoding kinesin-like protein KIN-1 isoform X6: MASVTVCARFRPFSSKEKKDHGDSVCIRSLDTDSFVFKDVKQGDLTFCFDRPGAGKTYSMEGPSMSECDGQKKGILLRVVNGLFNCITFANDRSKYIVKLSMVEIYMEKVRDLFDLSKDNLQIREGKTQGIFLSGATEICIMDAAEALQKLSVGVANRAVGETQMNMASSRSHCVYIFSVLQESTNDGRVKTGKLVLVDLAGSEKVKEKTCAEGRVLEEAKTINKSLFALSNVINALTNGKMNHIPYRDSKLTRILQDALGGNSRTAVLCCCSPSSLNASESLSTLRFGARHVYRPVKSCNSIIQK, encoded by the exons ATGGCAAGTGTAACAGTCTGTGCTCGCTTCAGACCTTTtagttcaaaagaaaagaaagatcatGGCGACAGTGTTTGCATACGGAGCTTAGATACCGACTCTTTTGtgttcaag GATGTGAAGCAAGGAGATTTGACGTTTTGCTTTGATAGG CCTGGAGCTGGGAAGACATACAGCATGGAG GGCCCAAGTATGTCGGAGTGTGATGGACAGAAAAAAGGAATACTTCTGCGAGTTGTAAATGGGCTTTTCAACTGCATAACATTTGCCAATGACAGATCCAAGTACATAGTCAAATTGTCAATG GTGGAGATCTATATGGAGAAAGTAAG AGACCTTTTTGATTTATCAAAAGATAATCTACAGATTAGGGAGGGCAAGACACAAGGAATATTTCTTTCGGGAGCAACTGAG ATATGTATCATGGATGCTGCAGAAGCTTTGCAAAAGCTTTCT GTTGGGGTTGCTAATAGGGCAGTTGGAGAGACAC AAATGAATATGGCCAGCAGCAGAAGTCACTGCGTTTATATATTTTCAGTCCTTCAAGAATCTACAAATGATGGAAG GGTGAAAACTGGAAAACTTGTCCTTGTCGACCTGGCTGGCTCTGAGAAAGTCAAGGAAAAAACCTGTGCTGAGGGAAGAGTTCTTGAAGAAGCAAAGACTATCAATAAGTCCCTCTTTGCTCTTAGCAACGTAATTAATGCTCTGACGAATG GCAAAATGAACCACATTCCATACCGTGATTCGAAGCTTACGCGCATCCTACAAGATGCTCTG GGTGGGAACTCTCGCACCGCGGTTCTGTGTTGCTGCTCTCCGAGCTCCTTAAATGCATCAGAGAGCCTGTCTACCCTTCGTTTTGGTGCTAGGCATGTGTACAGACCAGTTAAAAGTTGCAATTCTATAATACAAAAATAA
- the LOC131233334 gene encoding kinesin-like protein KIN-1 isoform X3 — protein sequence MASVTVCARFRPFSSKEKKDHGDSVCIRSLDTDSFVFKDVKQGDLTFCFDRVFYQHSSQDDVYQFLALPIVRDAINAINGTIITYGQPGAGKTYSMEGPSMSECDGQKKGILLRVVNGLFNCITFANDRSKYIVKLSMVEIYMEKVRDLFDLSKDNLQIREGKTQGIFLSGATEVGVANRAVGETQMNMASSRSHCVYIFSVLQESTNDGRVKTGKLVLVDLAGSEKVKEKTCAEGRVLEEAKTINKSLFALSNVINALTNGKMNHIPYRDSKLTRILQDALGGNSRTAVLCCCSPSSLNASESLSTLRFGARHVYRPVKSCNSIIQK from the exons ATGGCAAGTGTAACAGTCTGTGCTCGCTTCAGACCTTTtagttcaaaagaaaagaaagatcatGGCGACAGTGTTTGCATACGGAGCTTAGATACCGACTCTTTTGtgttcaag GATGTGAAGCAAGGAGATTTGACGTTTTGCTTTGATAGGGTATTCTATCAGCACTCTTCTCAAGATGATGTATATCAATTTCTAGCTCTGCCTATAGTTCGGG ATGCCATTAATGCAATAAATGGAACAATCATTACTTATGGACAG CCTGGAGCTGGGAAGACATACAGCATGGAG GGCCCAAGTATGTCGGAGTGTGATGGACAGAAAAAAGGAATACTTCTGCGAGTTGTAAATGGGCTTTTCAACTGCATAACATTTGCCAATGACAGATCCAAGTACATAGTCAAATTGTCAATG GTGGAGATCTATATGGAGAAAGTAAG AGACCTTTTTGATTTATCAAAAGATAATCTACAGATTAGGGAGGGCAAGACACAAGGAATATTTCTTTCGGGAGCAACTGAG GTTGGGGTTGCTAATAGGGCAGTTGGAGAGACAC AAATGAATATGGCCAGCAGCAGAAGTCACTGCGTTTATATATTTTCAGTCCTTCAAGAATCTACAAATGATGGAAG GGTGAAAACTGGAAAACTTGTCCTTGTCGACCTGGCTGGCTCTGAGAAAGTCAAGGAAAAAACCTGTGCTGAGGGAAGAGTTCTTGAAGAAGCAAAGACTATCAATAAGTCCCTCTTTGCTCTTAGCAACGTAATTAATGCTCTGACGAATG GCAAAATGAACCACATTCCATACCGTGATTCGAAGCTTACGCGCATCCTACAAGATGCTCTG GGTGGGAACTCTCGCACCGCGGTTCTGTGTTGCTGCTCTCCGAGCTCCTTAAATGCATCAGAGAGCCTGTCTACCCTTCGTTTTGGTGCTAGGCATGTGTACAGACCAGTTAAAAGTTGCAATTCTATAATACAAAAATAA
- the LOC131233334 gene encoding kinesin-like protein KIN-1 isoform X1, whose amino-acid sequence MASVTVCARFRPFSSKEKKDHGDSVCIRSLDTDSFVFKDVKQGDLTFCFDRVFYQHSSQDDVYQFLALPIVRDAINAINGTIITYGQPGAGKTYSMEGPSMSECDGQKKGILLRVVNGLFNCITFANDRSKYIVKLSMVEIYMEKVRDLFDLSKDNLQIREGKTQGIFLSGATEICIMDAAEALQKLSVGVANRAVGETQMNMASSRSHCVYIFSVLQESTNDGRVKTGKLVLVDLAGSEKVKEKTCAEGRVLEEAKTINKSLFALSNVINALTNGKMNHIPYRDSKLTRILQDALGGNSRTAVLCCCSPSSLNASESLSTLRFGARHVYRPVKSCNSIIQK is encoded by the exons ATGGCAAGTGTAACAGTCTGTGCTCGCTTCAGACCTTTtagttcaaaagaaaagaaagatcatGGCGACAGTGTTTGCATACGGAGCTTAGATACCGACTCTTTTGtgttcaag GATGTGAAGCAAGGAGATTTGACGTTTTGCTTTGATAGGGTATTCTATCAGCACTCTTCTCAAGATGATGTATATCAATTTCTAGCTCTGCCTATAGTTCGGG ATGCCATTAATGCAATAAATGGAACAATCATTACTTATGGACAG CCTGGAGCTGGGAAGACATACAGCATGGAG GGCCCAAGTATGTCGGAGTGTGATGGACAGAAAAAAGGAATACTTCTGCGAGTTGTAAATGGGCTTTTCAACTGCATAACATTTGCCAATGACAGATCCAAGTACATAGTCAAATTGTCAATG GTGGAGATCTATATGGAGAAAGTAAG AGACCTTTTTGATTTATCAAAAGATAATCTACAGATTAGGGAGGGCAAGACACAAGGAATATTTCTTTCGGGAGCAACTGAG ATATGTATCATGGATGCTGCAGAAGCTTTGCAAAAGCTTTCT GTTGGGGTTGCTAATAGGGCAGTTGGAGAGACAC AAATGAATATGGCCAGCAGCAGAAGTCACTGCGTTTATATATTTTCAGTCCTTCAAGAATCTACAAATGATGGAAG GGTGAAAACTGGAAAACTTGTCCTTGTCGACCTGGCTGGCTCTGAGAAAGTCAAGGAAAAAACCTGTGCTGAGGGAAGAGTTCTTGAAGAAGCAAAGACTATCAATAAGTCCCTCTTTGCTCTTAGCAACGTAATTAATGCTCTGACGAATG GCAAAATGAACCACATTCCATACCGTGATTCGAAGCTTACGCGCATCCTACAAGATGCTCTG GGTGGGAACTCTCGCACCGCGGTTCTGTGTTGCTGCTCTCCGAGCTCCTTAAATGCATCAGAGAGCCTGTCTACCCTTCGTTTTGGTGCTAGGCATGTGTACAGACCAGTTAAAAGTTGCAATTCTATAATACAAAAATAA
- the LOC131233334 gene encoding kinesin-like protein KIN-1 isoform X4: protein MASVTVCARFRPFSSKEKKDHGDSVCIRSLDTDSFVFKDVKQGDLTFCFDRVFYQHSSQDDVYQFLALPIVRDAINAINGTIITYGQPGAGKTYSMEGPSMSECDGQKKGILLRVVNGLFNCITFANDRSKYIVKLSMVEIYMEKVRDLFDLSKDNLQIREGKTQGIFLSGATEICIMDAAEALQKLSVGVANRAVGETQMNMASSRSHCVYIFSVLQESTNDGRVKTGKLVLVDLAGSEKVKEKTCAEGRVLEEAKTINKSLFALSNVINALTNGKMNHIPYRDSKLTRILQDALVRSSLHLSLHDQSM, encoded by the exons ATGGCAAGTGTAACAGTCTGTGCTCGCTTCAGACCTTTtagttcaaaagaaaagaaagatcatGGCGACAGTGTTTGCATACGGAGCTTAGATACCGACTCTTTTGtgttcaag GATGTGAAGCAAGGAGATTTGACGTTTTGCTTTGATAGGGTATTCTATCAGCACTCTTCTCAAGATGATGTATATCAATTTCTAGCTCTGCCTATAGTTCGGG ATGCCATTAATGCAATAAATGGAACAATCATTACTTATGGACAG CCTGGAGCTGGGAAGACATACAGCATGGAG GGCCCAAGTATGTCGGAGTGTGATGGACAGAAAAAAGGAATACTTCTGCGAGTTGTAAATGGGCTTTTCAACTGCATAACATTTGCCAATGACAGATCCAAGTACATAGTCAAATTGTCAATG GTGGAGATCTATATGGAGAAAGTAAG AGACCTTTTTGATTTATCAAAAGATAATCTACAGATTAGGGAGGGCAAGACACAAGGAATATTTCTTTCGGGAGCAACTGAG ATATGTATCATGGATGCTGCAGAAGCTTTGCAAAAGCTTTCT GTTGGGGTTGCTAATAGGGCAGTTGGAGAGACAC AAATGAATATGGCCAGCAGCAGAAGTCACTGCGTTTATATATTTTCAGTCCTTCAAGAATCTACAAATGATGGAAG GGTGAAAACTGGAAAACTTGTCCTTGTCGACCTGGCTGGCTCTGAGAAAGTCAAGGAAAAAACCTGTGCTGAGGGAAGAGTTCTTGAAGAAGCAAAGACTATCAATAAGTCCCTCTTTGCTCTTAGCAACGTAATTAATGCTCTGACGAATG GCAAAATGAACCACATTCCATACCGTGATTCGAAGCTTACGCGCATCCTACAAGATGCTCTGGTGAGGTCCTCCCTTCATTTGTCACTGCATGATCAGTCAATGTGA
- the LOC131232828 gene encoding prolycopene isomerase, chloroplastic, whose product MADLGLLLSPSPKTLQINGYRQSDLKLGFRSLSSAPSQTLEFRGSCRQKSRGSRSRKVFAANSEAVLEKPVERDGNFESYDAIVIGSGIGGLVAATQLAVKGARVLVLEKYVIPGGSSGYFQRDGYMFDVGSSVMFGFSDKGNLNLITQALAAVGCEMQVIPDPTTVHFHLPNDLSVRVHREYGDFIKELTSKFPHEKEGIQKFYSDCWKIFNALNSLELKSLEEPIYLFGQFFKKPLECLTLAYYLPQNAGDIARKYIRDPQLLAFIDAECFIVSTVNALQTPVINASMVVCDRHFGGINYPVGGVGGIAKALAKGLVDKGSKILYKANVTNIILEHGKAVGVRLSDGRKFFSKTVISNATRWDTFGKLLKAENIPKEEENFQKIYVKAPSFLSIHMGVKADVLPPDTDCHHFVLEDEWARLEKPYGSIFLSIPTVLDPSLAPKGHHILHIFTVATIDDWKGLPTKDYEAQKELIADEIIGRLEKKLFPGLKNSIVLKEVGTPKTHRRYLARDSGTYGPMPRGVPKGLLGMPFNTIAIDGLYCVGDSCFPRQGVIAVAFSGIMCAHRVAADIGLVAKAPVLDSAHLRLLRWLRTIA is encoded by the exons ATGGCTGACTTAGGGCTTCTCCTCTCTCCATCTCCCAAAACCCTACAAATCAACGGCTACAGACAGAGTGATTTGAAACTCGGGTTCCGCTCTCTCTCTTCGGCTCCCTCCCAAACCCTAGAATTCAGGGGCTCTTGCAGGCAGAAGAGCAGGGGGTCACGTTCAAGGAAGGTTTTCGCGGCGAATTCGGAGGCGGTGTTGGAGAAACCGGTGGAGAGAGATGGGAACTTCGAGAGCTACGATGCGATTGTTATTGGATCCGGGATTGGAGGGCTGGTTGCGGCCACACAGCTGGCGGTTAAAGGAGCGAGGGTTCTGGTGCTGGAGAAGTATGTGATTCCAGGTGGGAGCTCAGGTTATTTCCAGAGGGATGGGTATATGTTCGATGTCGGATCATCGGTCATGTTTGGATTCAGCGATAAG GGCAACCTAAATTTGATTACCCAAGCATTGGCAGCAGTTGGGTGTGAGATGCAGGTGATACCTGATCCAACCACCGTTCATTTCCACCTACCAAATGACCTCTCTGTTCGGGTACACAGAGAGTATGGTGATTTTATCAAAGAACTCACCAGTAAATTCCCACATGAAAAGGAAGGGATTCAAAAATTTTACAGTGATTGTTGGAAG ATATTCAATGCACTGAATTCATTGGAGCTGAAGTCACTTGAGGAGCCAATTTATCTTTTTGGACAATTCTTTAAGAAGCCCTTGGAATGCTTGACGCTTG CATATTATTTGCCTCAGAATGCAGGAGACATAGCACGAAAGTACATTCGAGATCCCCAATTGTTGGCCTTCATAGATGCAGAG TGTTTCATAGTGAGCACAGTTAATGCTTTGCAGACACCAGTGATCAATGCAAGCATG GTTGTATGCGACAGGCATTTTGGAGGGATAAACTACCCAGTTGGTGGTGTTGGTGGAATTGCGAAGGCGTTAGCGAAAGGCTTGGTAGATAAGGGTAGTAAAATACTCTATAAAGCTAATGTGACTAATATTATACTCGAGCATGGAAAGGCT GTGGGAGTGAGGCTTTCAGATGGAAGGAAGTTTTTCTCCAAAACCGTAATATCAAATGCAACTAGATGGGATACCTTTG GAAAGCTTTTAAAAGCAGAGAATATTCCAAAAGAGGAGGAGAATTTCCAAAAAATATATGTTAAGGCGCCATCGTTTCTTTCCATTCACATGGGGGTTAAAGCAGATGTTCTGCCACCAGACACAGATTGCCACCATTTCGTTCTTGAG GACGAGTGGGCCAGGTTAGAGAAACCATATGGTAGTATTTTTTTGAGTATTCCAACTGTTCTTGATCCATCATTGGCCCCAAAAGGACACCATATTCTTCACATATTTACAGTCGCCACAATAGATGACTGGAAG GGTCTCCCAACAAAAGACTATGAAGCACAGAAGGAGCTAATTGCAGATGAGATCATAGGCAGACTGGAAAAGAAACTCTTTCCGGGGCTCAAAAATTCCATAGTTTTGAAAGAG GTAGGCACACCCAAGACACACAGGCGGTACCTAGCCCGCGATAGCGGTACCTATGGACCGATGCCACGCGGAGTTCCTAAAGGGCTATTGGGGATGCCTTTTAATACAATA GCTATAGATGGGCTTTATTGTGTGGGGGATAGCTGTTTCCCACGCCAAGGTGTTATAGCTGTAGCATTTTCAGGAATTATGTGTGCACATCGAGTGGCTGCTGATATTG GGCTCGTAGCAAAAGCCCCAGTATTGGATTCTGCCCATCTTCGACTGCTTCGCTGGTTAAGGACAATTGCATGA
- the LOC131232398 gene encoding uncharacterized protein LOC131232398, which produces MDSYNENTKKLSLGGRLQGPRPPALKVGKNSSKIKKKAPQNSASNAVRRPVIIYLRSPEVIRVDACNFMNLVQNLTGNSSSSNRAIGCSSTGVMDHVGKADEVPADGGLVQGPQLGVDEMMDHMHLSHEMSPLVPEISSSVPSSNSFMISPNVFSNMHDFGMICYSPGYQDTTSTSPRFNL; this is translated from the coding sequence ATGGATTCATATAATGAGAATACCAAGAAGCTCTCTCTTGGAGGAAGGCTTCAAGGTCCAAGGCCCCCAGCTCTCAAGGTAGGCAAAaattcttctaaaatcaagaaaaaagctCCCCAAAATTCCGCCAGCAACGCCGTTCGTCGACCAGTGATCATCTACCTAAGATCGCCGGAAGTCATTCGCGTCGACGCTTGCAACTTCATGAATTTGGTGCAAAACCTCACTGGAAACTCGTCATCATCTAACAGGGCGATTGGGTGCAGTTCTACTGGAGTGATGGATCATGTCGGTAAAGCCGATGAGGTTCCGGCCGATGGGGGGTTAGTTCAAGGGCCGCAACTTGGTGTGGATGAGATGATGGATCATATGCACCTTTCACATGAAATGTCTCCTTTGGTCCCAGAAATTTCTTCATCGGTGCCTTCGAGTAATTCTTTTATGATCTCACCAAATGTGTTCTCCAATATGCATGATTTTGGTATGATTTGTTATTCTCCTGGTTATCAAGACACTACATCTACCTCTCCAAGATTCAACCTTTAG